Proteins encoded together in one Leishmania infantum JPCM5 genome chromosome 20 window:
- a CDS encoding chaperone protein DNAJ-like protein — translation MLAPRSVRWCGGNRRSSGSASVGVGPHVRTTGPWMPWHTLLYQRRCFQVIQRGHDRPQESLYNKLGFAKDTEARLVRRSTTELRQALLRRVEELKDPANDPADKKRLSELKDAYTRLQDDCFRTNYASHYYASNDARLHVLCDGGQVAANFNPEHQQFTYVDHAIDRESTGSGVGRCLPTGKAGGSALSSGPPGRSEVPTAEALGDAFRNATGVGESASGATSSNATAYKAADAAGALNGTDITHLLRVTLEQSLAGCEVEVAIHKNVRCVTCRGSGRQQLRTPRKCPQCLGRGSAHMPSATYHIERRCLYCGGEGTVPAPPCRACDGRGVQLHQAVQVPVSVPAGTLSNSLFRLRHQGHDGVRGGHAGDLLLTVLVSEHRYFYRSPERSHELHAMLPLPLSVALLGGRVNVPTLNGFGTVHVPPCVRSGEVLPLDVYGAPDATNRASAAAAAPHTILYHALVMIPKGDALSGRQKAALQLYEAHHSYPSATAAEVEAVGRSRTFGAEASQQQAPASSAGTVSREQLMASCAALKSSYTHWFHAD, via the coding sequence ATGCTCGCGCCAAGGAGCGTTCGGTGGTGCGGTGGCaaccggcgcagcagcggtagcgcGAGTGTCGGCGTTGGCCCACATGTGCGCACGACGGGGCCCTGGATGCCTTGGCACACTCTACTCTATCAGCGTCGCTGCTTCCAAGTGATCCAACGCGGGCACGACCGGCCACAGGAGTCTCTCTATAACAAGCTGGGCTTCGCCAAAGACACGGAGGCACGCCttgtgcgccgcagcaccactgaACTGCGGCAGGCCCTGCTGCGACGCGTCGAAGAGCTAAAGGACCCCGCGAACGACCCAGCGGACAAGAAGCGACTGTCGGAGCTGAAGGATGCGTACACCCGCCTACAGGACGACTGCTTCCGCACGAACTACGCAAGTCATTACTACGCCTCCAACGACGCTCGACTACATGTTCTGTGCGACGGCGGTCAGGTGGCCGCCAACTTCAACCCGGAGCACCAGCAGTTCACCTACGTGGACCACGCCATTGACCGCGagagcaccggcagcggtgttGGTCGCTGCTTGCCCACGGGAAAGGCTGGCGGTTCAGCTTTGAGTTCGGGGCCCCCCGGTCGCAGCGAGGTGCCGACGGCGGAGGCACTTGGCGATGCCTTCCGAAACgccaccggcgtcggcgagaGCGCCAGTGGTGCCACCTCGTCAAACGCCACCGCCTACAAGGCAGCGGACGCAGCAGGGGCGCTGAACGGTACCGACATcacgcacctgctgcgcgtcACCCTCGAGCAGAGTCTAGCAGGCTGTGAAGTGGAGGTGGCGATACACAAAAATGTTCGCTGCGTCACGTGTCGCGGCTCGggtcggcagcagctgcggacACCGCGGAAGTGCCCGCAGTGCCTGGGCCGCGGCTCTGCGCACATGCCAAGTGCCACCTATCACATtgaacgccgctgcctctactgcggtggcgaggggaccgtgccggcgccgccgtgccgcgcgTGTGATGGCCGTGGCGTGCAGCTCCACCAGGCGGTGCAGGTGCCGGTCAGCGTGCCCGCAGGTACCCTGTCCAACTCCCTCTTCCGCCTTCGCCACCAGGGACATGACGGGGTGCGTGGTGGCCATGCTGGTGATCTACTCCTCACTGTGCTGGTGAGCGAGCACCGCTATTTCTACCGTAGTCCCGAGAGGAGCCACGAGCTGCATGCGatgctgccactgccgctctcAGTAGCATTACTCGGCGGTCGTGTCAACGTACCGACGCTGAATGGGTTCGGCACGGTGCACGTGCCGCCGTGTGTGCGAAGCGGTGAGGTTCTTCCGCTGGATGTGTATGGGGCACCCGATGCCACGAATCgcgcctctgcagcggcggcagctccgcacACAATCCTCTATCATGCCTTGGTGATGATTCCAAAGGGGGATGCACTGTCTGGACGGCAGAAGGCAGCACTGCAGCTGTACGAGGCGCACCACAGCTATCCGtctgccacagcagcagaggtggaggCCGTGGGCCGGTCACGCACCTTTGGTGCTGAAGCCTCGCAACAGCAGGCACCAGCATCATCGGCAGGCACGGTCTCCCGCGAGCAGCTGATGGCAAGTTGCGCCGCCCTCAAATCCTCGTACACGCACTGGTTTCATGCAGACTGA
- a CDS encoding putative CTP synthase — protein sequence MEERKTASGSAYYLPSPLLLSQNQGEERVKFVVVSGGVCSSLGKGVTTSAIGALLHASGYRVCSIKIDPYINIDAGLMSPYEHGEVYVLEDGGEADLDLGNYERWMSVHLTRDHNITTGKVYQKLLTKERAGGFLGKTVQLVPHFTNEVVNHIFKICQTPMSGSNKRPEICMIELGGTVGDMESQPFVEALRRLRYSILPEDFCLLHTTYLPVFGGTQKTKPTQHSCRALLSLGLQPDFLVCRSEQPLAADVKAKLSDQCGVQSKDIIGAPDVNCLYQIPVKFVDQGLIDRLLHKLRLRPNMPPTDAPTYQTFKKFSDILQNPNNQKVRIAFVGKYVTGGSDAYFSVLQCFEHCQLALGINVEVFYLESEQLEGENAEEAKAALLECDGIFVPGGFGVRGIDGKVNAVRLAREHNIPYFGVCLGMQVALIEFARSQLGWEDANSEEFDASSTRQVVRIMDADRERMGANMHLGAREVHIVEPHSRMSTIYSGAKVVLERHRHRYEVHGKYLNDLRKQGLVISAVSDPDAGENLRVEAIENPSLKFFLAVQFHPEFVSTPLDPSPPYLAFFAAAAGKEVNWPAECTARRLPASAQLSQACR from the coding sequence ATGGAGGAGCGCAAGACCGCGTCGGGGAGTGCGTACTACCTcccttcgccgctgctgctgtcgcagaACCAGGGTGAGGAGCGGGTGAAGTTTGTTGTGGTGAGCGGTGGCGTGTGCAGCTCCCTCGGCAAGGGTGTCACGACCAGTGCCATCGGTGCCCTGCTGCACGCTTCCGGCTACCGTGTGTGCAGCATCAAGATCGACCCTTACATCAACATTGACGCAGGTCTCATGAGCCCGTATGAACATGGTGAAGTCTACGTGCTGGAGGACGGCGGTGAGGCGGACCTCGACCTCGGCAACTACGAGCGCTGGATGTCGGTGCACCTGACCCGCGACCACAACATCACAACTGGCAAGGTGTACCAGAAGCTGCTAACGAAGGAGCGCGCCGGAGGTTTTTTGGGCAAGACCGTGCAGCTTGTCCCGCACTTCACGAACGAGGTTGTGAACCACATCTTCAAGATCTGTCAGACACCCATGAGCGGCTCAAACAAGCGGCCGGAGATTTGCATGATTGAGCTGGGCGGCACGGTAGGCGACATGGAATCGCAGCCCTTTGTCGAGGCactgcgccggctgcgctACTCTATTCTGCCAGAGGACTTCTGCCTCCTGCACACGACGTACCTTCCGGTGTTTGGAGGGACGCAGAAAACGAAGCCGACGCAgcacagctgccgcgcgctgctctccctGGGCCTGCAACCCGACTTTCTCGTGTGCCGCAGCGAGCAGCCTTTGGCTGCGGATGTGAAAGCGAAACTGTCGGACCAGTGCGGCGTTCAGAGCAAGGACATCATCGGCGCCCCCGACGTGAACTGCCTCTACCAGATTCCCGTCAAGTTTGTGGATCAGGGTTTGATCGATCGCCTCTTGCACAAGTTGCGCCTGCGGCCAAACATGCCGCCCACGGACGCGCCGACCTATCAAACCTTCAAAAAGTTCTCGGATATTCTGCAGAACCCGAACAACCAGAAGGTCCGCATCGCCTTTGTCGGCAAGTACGTGACAGGCGGGTCGGACGCGTACTTCTCTGTGCTTCAGTGCTTCGAGCACTGCCAGCTTGCCCTCGGCATCAACGTCGAGGTCTTCTACCTGGAGagcgagcagctggagggcgaaaacgccgaggaggcaaaggcggcgctgctcgagtgCGACGGCATCTTCGTCCCTGGCGGCTTCGGTGTTCGCGGCATCGACGGTAAGGTGAACGCGGTGCGGCTGGCTCGCGAGCACAACATCCCGTATTTTGGCGTCTGCCTGGGCATGCAGGTCGCCCTCATCGAGTTTGCCCGCAGCCAACTCGGCTGGGAGGACGCGAACAGCGAGGAGTTCGACGCCTCCAGCACACGCCAAGTGGTGCGCATCATGGACGCCGACCGAGAGCGCATGGGTGCCAACATGCACCTTGGCGCTCGTGAAGTGCACATTGTGGAGCCGCACTCGCGCATGAGCACCATCTACTCCGGCGCCAAGGTTGTGCTAgaacgccaccgccaccgctatGAGGTGCACGGCAAATACCTGAATGATCTACGCAAACAAGGCCTCGTCATCTCCGCCGTCTCAGACCCCGACGCCGGCGAGAACCTGCGTGTCGAGGCCATTGAAAATCCGTCGCTCAAGTTTTTCCTTGCCGTGCAGTTCCACCCCGAGTTCGTCTCCACCCCGCTCGACCCCTCGCCGCCGTATCTTGCCTTcttcgcagcggcggctggcAAGGAGGTGAATTGGCCCGCGGAGTGCACCGCGCGCCGCCTGCCCGCCTCGGCCCAATTGAGCCAAGCGTGCAGGTAG